A genome region from Hydrogenoanaerobacterium saccharovorans includes the following:
- a CDS encoding PTS sugar transporter subunit IIA, producing the protein MISHLLHPQQIQLGAEADDWQQAAKLAGELLVRCGGVHQRYADAIVQTVQTEGAYMVLTKGFVLLHARPEYGVNRECAGVITLKNPVNFGAGDKDPVDVAVVFASPDQDGHVRFVQQIAELLMKDCFLNELRACSSPDELIAIVKKFEEQ; encoded by the coding sequence ATGATTTCTCACTTGCTTCATCCGCAGCAGATACAGCTTGGCGCAGAAGCTGATGACTGGCAGCAAGCGGCAAAGCTGGCAGGGGAGTTGTTGGTTCGCTGCGGAGGAGTTCATCAGCGTTATGCAGATGCTATCGTTCAAACAGTACAAACCGAGGGTGCCTATATGGTGCTTACCAAAGGTTTTGTGTTGCTGCATGCACGCCCCGAGTACGGCGTTAACCGCGAATGTGCCGGCGTAATTACATTAAAAAATCCGGTGAATTTCGGTGCAGGTGATAAAGACCCTGTTGATGTTGCGGTGGTTTTTGCCAGCCCCGATCAAGACGGGCATGTACGTTTTGTACAGCAAATAGCAGAATTACTAATGAAGGATTGCTTCTTGAATGAATTGAGAGCATGCAGTTCCCCCGATGAATTGATTGCGATTGTAAAAAAATTTGAAGAACAATAG
- a CDS encoding DUF2508 family protein: protein MTELLAKLKAFGKEQQDTSHKELQDELIELRRQLDSIDSCYNMIGDSDLIDSLIYQRIGLMARYEFLIKKAKAQNITSDRIRISL, encoded by the coding sequence ATGACAGAATTATTGGCCAAACTTAAAGCTTTTGGAAAAGAGCAACAGGATACATCTCATAAAGAGCTGCAAGATGAGCTGATTGAGCTTCGCCGACAATTAGACAGCATCGACTCTTGTTATAATATGATAGGTGACAGCGATTTAATTGACAGCCTTATTTATCAGCGGATAGGATTGATGGCACGTTACGAATTTTTGATAAAAAAAGCGAAAGCGCAAAACATCACCAGTGACAGAATTCGAATCTCGCTGTAA
- a CDS encoding pro-sigmaK processing inhibitor BofA family protein, which translates to MTTTQAVFLVCGIMLAIFMITIYARTGKPLRSLLGTAVPGVLSLAVINYASYFTGVGLLVNVGTLFTAVFLGLPGVISIFILKLIWAL; encoded by the coding sequence ATGACTACGACACAAGCTGTTTTTTTGGTATGCGGTATTATGCTGGCGATATTCATGATTACGATTTATGCACGAACCGGAAAACCTCTGCGTTCGCTGCTGGGTACTGCGGTGCCGGGTGTGTTGTCGCTTGCAGTCATCAATTATGCATCGTATTTTACAGGTGTTGGATTGCTGGTGAATGTGGGTACTCTTTTTACGGCCGTATTTTTGGGCCTTCCGGGTGTTATCTCTATTTTTATTTTAAAACTAATTTGGGCTCTGTAA
- a CDS encoding YitT family protein, producing MKKLKSKEFWMLNLGIFIVAVGVYFFKFPNKFSIGGVSGISVILGDLIKNYSPGTFVFILNMLLMLLGFAVFGKGFGIKTAYASFMLSAEIWVLERIFPMNHPFTDEPMLELVFAVMLPAIGSAILFNIDASTGGTDVIAMILKKYTAINIGRALLLSDFLITVAAGSVFGIKIGLFSFLGLALKALVVDSVIESINLCKYFTIITSKPEEISNFIVKNLHRGATSMDANGVFTHENKTVIICAVHRAQAVQLRHYVRSVDAKAFILITNTSEIIGKGFRGVA from the coding sequence ATGAAAAAGTTAAAATCAAAAGAATTTTGGATGCTCAATTTAGGTATATTCATAGTCGCCGTAGGTGTTTATTTTTTCAAATTTCCAAATAAGTTTTCTATTGGCGGTGTCAGTGGCATATCGGTTATTTTGGGGGATCTTATCAAAAATTATTCACCGGGAACTTTCGTATTCATTTTAAACATGCTGTTGATGTTGTTGGGCTTCGCTGTATTTGGTAAAGGTTTTGGTATAAAAACAGCGTATGCTAGTTTTATGCTTTCAGCCGAGATTTGGGTGCTGGAACGTATTTTCCCCATGAATCACCCTTTTACCGATGAGCCAATGCTCGAACTTGTATTTGCCGTTATGCTGCCTGCTATCGGTTCGGCTATTTTGTTCAATATCGATGCTTCTACAGGCGGTACTGATGTAATTGCGATGATACTAAAAAAATACACCGCTATCAATATCGGACGAGCTTTACTTCTCAGCGATTTTTTGATTACCGTTGCTGCAGGCTCAGTGTTTGGTATAAAAATAGGGTTGTTTTCGTTCCTTGGTCTTGCCCTAAAAGCTTTGGTTGTCGATTCAGTCATAGAGAGTATTAACCTGTGCAAATATTTTACCATTATTACATCCAAACCAGAAGAAATTAGCAATTTTATTGTGAAAAACCTTCATCGAGGTGCCACCAGTATGGATGCAAACGGTGTATTTACTCATGAGAATAAAACGGTTATTATTTGTGCGGTGCACCGTGCACAAGCTGTACAATTACGTCATTATGTTCGTTCGGTAGATGCAAAAGCATTTATACTTATAACAAACACCAGCGAAATTATCGGAAAAGGTTTTCGTGGTGTTGCCTGA
- a CDS encoding TM2 domain-containing protein: MFCRNCGAELLQNANICTQCGVPAGQGRHFCPNCDAPTDELAVVCIKCGCSLKHYYNSYTVNGVQVQRKSKLAAGLLGIFVGAFGIHNFYLGYTDRGIVQLLLGTVGSLACGIGPVVSAVWGLVEGIQILTGSINTDANGVPLGD; the protein is encoded by the coding sequence ATGTTTTGCAGAAATTGCGGTGCAGAGTTATTACAAAATGCCAATATTTGTACACAATGCGGTGTACCCGCAGGGCAAGGCAGACATTTTTGCCCCAACTGTGATGCACCAACCGATGAGTTGGCGGTAGTTTGCATAAAATGCGGCTGCTCGCTGAAGCACTACTATAACTCCTATACTGTAAACGGAGTTCAGGTACAAAGAAAATCAAAACTGGCAGCCGGCCTGTTGGGTATTTTTGTAGGTGCATTTGGTATACACAACTTTTACCTGGGATACACCGACCGCGGAATTGTTCAGCTTTTATTGGGTACCGTCGGCAGCCTTGCCTGCGGAATAGGCCCTGTGGTATCGGCTGTTTGGGGGTTGGTTGAGGGTATCCAAATACTAACCGGCAGTATTAATACCGATGCAAACGGTGTACCCCTCGGCGATTAA
- the gdhA gene encoding NADP-specific glutamate dehydrogenase, translating into MQFKSAYLQGVYDSVCKRNPHEPEFLQAVGEVLESFEPVVEKRPDIVEKGVIDRMVEPERMIMFRVSWVDDNGKVQVNRGYRVQFNSAIGPYKGGCRFHPSVNLSIIKFLGFEQTFKNSLTTLPMGGGKGGSDFNPKGKSDNEIMRFCQSFMTELAKHIGPDTDVPAGDIGVGAREVGYMFGQYKRLRNEFTGVLTGKGLTFGGSLARTEATGYGLLYFTEEMLNCMKNDSIKGKTIVVSGSGNVAIYATEKATELGGKVVAMSDSDGYVFDANGIDLDVMKQIKEVERARISEYAKRVAGAEYHEGCAGIWGVKCDVALPCATQNELDGESANKLIANGVIAVAEGANMPCTPEAINAFHSNGVLYAPGKASNAGGVAVSGLEMSQNSMRYSWSFDEVDEKLKGIMKNIFHASYDAAKEFGLNDNIMAGANIAGFLKVAAAMIAQGVAY; encoded by the coding sequence ATGCAATTTAAAAGTGCCTACTTACAAGGCGTATATGACAGCGTTTGTAAAAGAAATCCGCACGAGCCTGAGTTTTTACAAGCAGTCGGCGAGGTTCTCGAAAGCTTTGAACCTGTAGTAGAAAAACGCCCCGACATCGTTGAAAAAGGCGTTATTGACAGAATGGTTGAACCTGAAAGAATGATTATGTTCCGTGTATCGTGGGTGGACGATAACGGAAAGGTACAGGTAAACCGCGGATATCGCGTGCAGTTCAACTCTGCAATCGGTCCATACAAAGGCGGCTGCCGCTTTCACCCTTCAGTCAATCTTTCAATTATTAAATTTTTGGGTTTTGAGCAAACCTTTAAAAACAGCCTGACAACTCTGCCTATGGGCGGTGGTAAAGGTGGTTCTGACTTTAACCCCAAAGGCAAATCGGATAATGAGATTATGCGCTTTTGCCAGAGTTTTATGACAGAGCTTGCAAAACATATCGGCCCAGATACCGACGTACCGGCAGGCGATATCGGCGTTGGTGCGCGCGAAGTAGGCTATATGTTTGGCCAATACAAACGTTTGCGCAATGAGTTTACGGGCGTTCTTACCGGTAAAGGGCTAACATTTGGCGGCTCACTCGCAAGAACCGAAGCAACCGGCTACGGTTTGCTTTATTTTACCGAAGAGATGCTCAACTGTATGAAAAACGACAGCATAAAGGGCAAAACCATTGTTGTTTCCGGTTCGGGTAACGTTGCAATTTATGCAACCGAAAAAGCAACCGAACTGGGCGGCAAGGTTGTTGCAATGAGCGATTCCGACGGCTATGTTTTTGATGCAAACGGTATCGACCTAGATGTGATGAAACAAATCAAAGAGGTTGAGAGAGCACGTATCAGCGAGTATGCAAAACGTGTTGCAGGTGCAGAGTACCATGAAGGCTGCGCCGGCATTTGGGGAGTAAAATGCGATGTTGCATTGCCATGTGCTACACAAAATGAGCTTGACGGCGAATCTGCAAACAAACTGATTGCAAATGGCGTGATAGCAGTTGCAGAAGGTGCCAATATGCCTTGCACTCCCGAAGCAATCAACGCGTTTCACAGCAATGGTGTTCTTTATGCTCCCGGCAAAGCATCCAACGCAGGCGGCGTTGCTGTTTCCGGCCTTGAAATGAGCCAAAACTCCATGCGCTATTCTTGGAGTTTTGATGAGGTTGACGAAAAACTCAAAGGCATCATGAAGAATATATTCCATGCATCTTACGATGCTGCAAAAGAGTTTGGTTTGAATGATAATATTATGGCAGGTGCAAATATTGCAGGCTTCTTAAAAGTAGCTGCAGCTATGATTGCACAAGGCGTTGCTTACTAA
- a CDS encoding branched-chain amino acid aminotransferase produces MSNIQVELAKTLKTKPTDEGKLGFGEIFTDHMFLMDYTEGKGWHDPRIVPYGPIPMDPSAMCLHYGQTVFEGMKAYRTEDNRILMFRPWENFKRLNQSNDRLQIPAVDEKLLLEGLEKLIEIEKDWVPHTSGASLYIRPFIIATEPKLGVKPSSKYLYVVVLSPSGPYYKSGLNPVKIYIETQFVRAVKGGTGAAKCGGNYASGLKAQEIAHEQGYSQVLWTDGIEHKYIEEVGAMNVFFVIDDEIVTPELVGSILPGITRKSSIEMLRGWGYKVSERRLSVQELEDAYQAGKVKEAFGTGTAAVISPIGELKVGDYVMTFNDGKIGTISQKLYDNLTGIQYGKLPDTHSWMDEVCKG; encoded by the coding sequence ATGAGCAATATTCAAGTGGAACTTGCTAAAACACTAAAAACAAAGCCGACAGATGAAGGAAAATTAGGCTTTGGCGAAATTTTTACCGACCATATGTTTCTCATGGATTATACAGAAGGCAAAGGTTGGCATGACCCTCGTATCGTGCCTTACGGACCAATCCCTATGGACCCTTCTGCTATGTGCCTGCATTATGGCCAAACCGTATTTGAGGGCATGAAGGCTTACCGTACCGAAGATAACCGTATCCTCATGTTCCGCCCGTGGGAGAACTTTAAGCGTCTCAATCAATCCAACGACCGCTTGCAGATTCCCGCTGTAGATGAGAAGCTGCTGCTCGAAGGTCTTGAAAAGCTGATTGAAATTGAAAAAGATTGGGTGCCCCATACCAGCGGTGCATCTCTTTACATCCGTCCTTTCATTATTGCAACCGAGCCGAAACTGGGTGTAAAGCCATCTTCTAAATATCTTTACGTGGTTGTTCTTTCTCCGTCAGGTCCTTATTACAAGAGTGGGCTCAATCCTGTTAAAATTTACATCGAAACTCAATTTGTCCGTGCAGTAAAAGGCGGCACAGGCGCTGCAAAATGCGGCGGTAACTATGCATCGGGTTTAAAAGCGCAAGAAATTGCACATGAGCAGGGCTATTCTCAAGTTCTGTGGACAGACGGCATCGAACACAAATACATTGAAGAAGTCGGCGCAATGAATGTGTTCTTTGTGATTGATGACGAAATTGTTACCCCCGAGTTGGTAGGCTCCATTTTGCCCGGCATTACAAGAAAATCTTCGATTGAGATGCTGAGAGGCTGGGGCTACAAGGTATCTGAACGCAGGCTGTCTGTGCAGGAGCTTGAAGACGCATATCAAGCAGGCAAAGTGAAGGAAGCATTCGGCACCGGTACGGCTGCTGTTATCTCACCAATCGGCGAACTGAAGGTGGGAGACTACGTTATGACATTTAACGATGGAAAAATCGGCACGATATCTCAAAAACTGTACGATAACCTGACGGGCATTCAGTATGGCAAGCTGCCCGACACCCATAGTTGGATGGATGAGGTATGCAAAGGTTAA
- a CDS encoding RluA family pseudouridine synthase → MSRTISFLIEPQFDGMKIYDYLRKEQHLSYRLITSLKHISEGIELNGVHARTIDHVKAGDVLSVTMPPNKNNSEVSDIAVPIVYDDEDVLIYNKPADMNCHQSRRVQNDTLANVFAAYCCEHNLSLTFRCINRLDKNTSGLVLLAKNQHAAALLKNAAQKEYLAVVHGVPAQKTGMVDAPISRINDIYTKRQIDINGQPAVTHYELLAEGEGYSLIRLKLETGRTHQIRVHMACIGHPLAGDDMYGGDTSIIKRQALHCSRMIFTSPISGKLVDATAALPEDMQKALESARIYRQYE, encoded by the coding sequence ATGTCCAGAACAATTTCATTTTTGATAGAGCCGCAGTTTGACGGGATGAAAATCTATGATTATCTGCGCAAAGAGCAGCACCTCAGTTATCGTCTTATCACCTCACTCAAGCATATCTCGGAGGGAATTGAGCTAAACGGTGTGCATGCGCGTACCATTGACCATGTCAAGGCGGGGGATGTCCTTTCCGTTACGATGCCCCCCAATAAAAACAACAGCGAAGTTTCGGATATTGCAGTGCCGATTGTGTACGACGATGAAGACGTGCTAATTTACAACAAGCCTGCCGACATGAACTGTCATCAGTCGCGCCGTGTACAAAACGATACCCTTGCCAACGTGTTTGCGGCGTATTGTTGCGAGCATAATCTGTCGCTTACATTTCGGTGTATCAATCGGCTTGACAAAAATACATCTGGGTTAGTTCTGCTTGCAAAAAACCAACACGCAGCGGCTCTGCTGAAAAATGCTGCACAAAAAGAGTATTTAGCCGTTGTCCATGGTGTTCCCGCACAAAAAACCGGTATGGTAGATGCACCAATCAGCCGTATCAATGATATTTACACCAAACGGCAAATAGATATAAATGGGCAGCCTGCGGTTACACATTACGAGTTGCTTGCTGAAGGAGAAGGTTACAGCCTGATTCGCCTCAAGCTTGAAACGGGGCGTACGCACCAAATTAGGGTGCATATGGCTTGTATTGGGCATCCTCTTGCGGGAGATGATATGTATGGAGGGGATACCTCGATTATTAAACGTCAGGCACTCCACTGTTCACGTATGATTTTTACAAGCCCTATCAGCGGTAAACTCGTTGATGCAACGGCAGCATTGCCCGAAGATATGCAAAAAGCCCTTGAGAGTGCAAGAATATACAGGCAATATGAATAA
- a CDS encoding ABC transporter substrate-binding protein, translating into MKKAIAIMLAAMLAVTVFAGCTKKGGESSAAPAGSTDATSTESSSASPATVEEGKLIMVTEAGFAPYEYYEGQDVVGVDVDIAKEIAAAMGKELVVKDIAFDSIIPEINAGKADIGAAGMSITPERLEEVDFTIEYATSKQVIVVKKDNTAIKNPEDIKGKKIAVQLGTVADIVVTDEYPDSTIIQQKKYLAAAEDVKSGKADCIVMDALPAQELVKANSELVILEKELFTDKYGMAVKKGNKALLDQVNTILQKLMDEGKIEEFTLNHTSK; encoded by the coding sequence ATGAAAAAGGCAATTGCAATTATGCTAGCTGCTATGCTGGCTGTTACAGTATTTGCGGGCTGCACTAAAAAAGGCGGAGAATCTTCTGCAGCACCTGCAGGTTCTACCGATGCTACATCCACAGAATCATCTTCTGCGTCCCCTGCCACTGTTGAAGAAGGTAAGCTGATTATGGTGACTGAAGCAGGATTTGCACCATACGAGTACTACGAGGGGCAGGATGTTGTGGGCGTAGACGTTGACATTGCAAAAGAAATCGCAGCCGCTATGGGCAAAGAATTGGTCGTTAAAGACATTGCATTCGATTCCATTATTCCTGAAATCAACGCGGGCAAAGCAGACATCGGCGCTGCTGGTATGTCGATTACTCCCGAACGTTTGGAAGAAGTAGATTTCACCATCGAGTATGCAACCTCCAAACAGGTTATTGTTGTTAAAAAAGATAACACTGCAATTAAAAACCCAGAGGATATCAAAGGTAAAAAAATAGCTGTGCAGCTTGGCACGGTTGCTGATATTGTGGTTACCGATGAATACCCTGACAGCACGATCATTCAGCAAAAAAAATACCTTGCTGCAGCCGAAGATGTAAAATCGGGCAAAGCAGATTGTATCGTAATGGATGCACTTCCTGCTCAAGAACTTGTGAAAGCAAATTCGGAGCTGGTTATTTTAGAAAAAGAACTCTTCACCGATAAATACGGTATGGCTGTTAAAAAAGGTAACAAAGCACTGCTTGACCAAGTCAATACAATTTTGCAAAAGCTAATGGACGAGGGCAAAATCGAAGAGTTTACACTCAATCACACATCCAAATAA
- a CDS encoding amino acid ABC transporter permease, which produces MEFIQKIGNDFYKNIIADQRYLFFWNGLKATIAMALIATFIGVSIGILIALIKNSAKANKRLRWAEIICNLYVNLIRGTPVVLQLMIIYYIVFRSSNISSIVVGGLAFGINSGAYVSEIVRGGIESIDKGQMEAGRSLGLNRTQTMRLIILPQAIKNILPSLGNEFVMLIKETSVAGYIGIRDVTKASDIVASRTYNYFFPLMFAACIYLVLTLGLSKLISILERRLAQSDNR; this is translated from the coding sequence ATGGAATTTATACAAAAAATAGGAAACGATTTTTATAAAAACATTATTGCAGATCAACGCTATTTGTTTTTTTGGAACGGGTTGAAAGCAACCATAGCAATGGCTTTGATTGCTACTTTCATTGGTGTTAGCATTGGTATTTTGATTGCGCTCATCAAAAACAGTGCAAAAGCAAATAAAAGGCTGCGTTGGGCAGAAATTATATGCAACCTTTATGTTAACCTTATCCGCGGCACCCCTGTTGTGCTGCAGTTGATGATTATTTATTATATCGTCTTCCGCTCGTCAAACATCTCTAGTATAGTGGTGGGCGGTTTGGCTTTTGGTATCAACTCCGGCGCATATGTGTCCGAAATTGTTCGCGGCGGCATTGAGTCGATCGACAAAGGTCAAATGGAAGCAGGGCGCTCACTTGGGCTCAATCGTACACAAACTATGCGGCTTATCATCCTGCCGCAGGCAATCAAAAACATACTTCCGTCTTTGGGTAACGAATTTGTTATGCTCATTAAAGAGACCTCTGTTGCGGGCTATATCGGCATCCGCGATGTTACAAAAGCATCCGATATTGTAGCATCCAGAACCTACAATTATTTCTTCCCACTGATGTTCGCCGCTTGTATTTATCTTGTACTCACACTGGGATTAAGCAAGCTGATCAGTATTCTTGAAAGGAGGCTGGCGCAAAGTGATAACCGTTAA
- a CDS encoding amino acid ABC transporter ATP-binding protein, producing MITVKGLYKNFGSNQVLKGVDTTIEKGEKVVVIGPSGSGKSTFLRCLNLLEQPSQGEIWFENNKITDPKTDIDKLRQKMGMVFQHFNLFPHLTVKKNITLAPVKLGLQNQEQADVNAMRLLERIGLADKADSYPNMLSGGQKQRIAIVRALAMNPEVMLFDEPTSALDPEMVGEVLELMKELAKEGMTMVVVTHEMGFAREVATRVLFMDEGVIMEQNNPQEFFANPQNPRLKDFLAKVL from the coding sequence GTGATAACCGTTAAAGGACTTTACAAAAATTTCGGTAGCAATCAGGTATTAAAAGGCGTTGATACTACCATCGAAAAAGGCGAAAAGGTTGTCGTTATCGGTCCGTCCGGCTCGGGCAAATCCACTTTTTTGCGTTGCCTTAACCTTTTAGAACAGCCTTCGCAGGGCGAGATTTGGTTTGAAAACAATAAGATTACCGATCCTAAAACCGATATTGATAAACTTCGCCAAAAAATGGGTATGGTTTTCCAGCATTTTAATCTGTTTCCGCATCTTACCGTGAAAAAGAATATTACGCTTGCCCCGGTCAAATTAGGGCTGCAAAATCAAGAGCAGGCAGACGTAAATGCCATGCGTTTGCTGGAGCGTATCGGCCTTGCCGATAAAGCAGACAGTTACCCGAATATGCTGTCTGGCGGGCAAAAGCAACGTATTGCCATTGTTCGTGCACTTGCCATGAACCCCGAAGTGATGCTGTTTGACGAACCTACCTCTGCACTGGACCCAGAAATGGTGGGCGAGGTGCTTGAACTGATGAAAGAACTTGCCAAAGAGGGTATGACAATGGTGGTTGTCACCCACGAAATGGGTTTTGCGCGTGAGGTTGCAACCCGCGTACTGTTTATGGATGAGGGTGTCATCATGGAACAAAACAACCCGCAAGAATTTTTTGCCAACCCCCAAAACCCGCGCCTTAAAGATTTTCTTGCAAAAGTTTTATAA
- a CDS encoding peptidoglycan DD-metalloendopeptidase family protein has product MPLKKGKERKSRKYPAPQKPNKKGRLSTPELLEIFDFILDKLYRLAYYTGAQIVRYERRFNRRMEIWLYRFSDKVTIKRKKHFSAVSRHLKEILRDVVMPIITTRSKFVQYGERIQKAKTFGKSKAAAEVLRIVWEVICLNLHVIGSILNYVAPVAAIMVLIVTIQHFSSLTFALSVNYSGENIGYISNESVFENAEKEVRKRIVYEETVPPSTLFKSNKKVLANYVNADAQQAESKNEYSPIVAMPQYTLAVVTEDQLTKEDDLTDRIIKASGSEITQASGLYVEGDFKGASTNPELVLDSLNEMLDHYKTESENEKIQFVNKVELKDGLYPAKSLKDIQTIESMLKGNVSGESYYTVVVGDSPSLIADKTGVPLKELTAMNPNLSDNFLPGKQLLVSRSVPMMKIKATRRETYQEDIPYKTERVDNVKILKGVEQVTTNGKNGVMEIVADITYIDGVAVEKNIVKETKIAEPRTEVISVGTYVPKASGNGKSTGGFIWPVYSSGKNYISCPIWGYYNHTGTDIAANSGAPVVASMGGRVVTVKSNRYGYGKHIIIDHGNGVTTLYAHNSALYVSVGQNVQQGQTIAAVGRTGNASGNHLHFEIRQNGKYQDARKYIGYRSPY; this is encoded by the coding sequence ATGCCTTTAAAGAAAGGTAAGGAGCGGAAAAGTCGAAAATATCCAGCTCCCCAAAAACCAAATAAAAAAGGCAGACTTTCCACACCGGAACTTCTTGAAATATTCGATTTTATTCTCGATAAATTATATAGATTAGCTTATTATACCGGCGCACAGATTGTTCGATACGAACGTCGTTTCAATCGCCGTATGGAAATATGGTTGTACCGTTTTAGTGATAAAGTAACAATAAAAAGAAAAAAACATTTTTCTGCTGTTTCGCGGCATTTAAAAGAAATTTTACGCGATGTTGTTATGCCTATTATCACCACTCGGTCTAAATTTGTGCAATACGGCGAGCGCATTCAAAAAGCAAAGACATTTGGCAAATCGAAGGCTGCTGCAGAAGTTTTGCGTATTGTATGGGAAGTTATCTGCCTAAATTTGCATGTTATTGGCAGTATCTTAAATTATGTTGCGCCTGTTGCTGCAATCATGGTACTTATCGTTACCATCCAGCATTTTAGCAGCTTAACTTTTGCACTTTCAGTCAACTACAGCGGCGAGAACATTGGCTATATCAGCAATGAATCCGTTTTTGAAAATGCAGAAAAAGAAGTAAGAAAACGTATTGTATATGAAGAAACTGTACCCCCCAGTACATTGTTTAAGAGCAATAAAAAAGTTCTTGCAAACTATGTAAATGCGGATGCACAACAAGCAGAATCAAAAAATGAATATTCGCCCATTGTGGCAATGCCCCAGTATACACTTGCAGTAGTAACAGAAGATCAACTTACAAAAGAAGATGATTTAACTGACCGTATTATTAAAGCAAGCGGCAGTGAGATAACGCAGGCAAGCGGTTTGTATGTTGAAGGTGATTTTAAAGGTGCTTCAACCAATCCTGAATTGGTGCTTGATTCTTTGAATGAAATGCTCGACCACTATAAAACAGAGAGCGAAAACGAGAAGATTCAATTTGTCAATAAGGTGGAACTCAAAGACGGGTTGTATCCTGCAAAATCGTTGAAAGACATACAAACCATCGAAAGCATGCTGAAAGGCAATGTTTCGGGAGAAAGTTATTATACGGTAGTAGTGGGAGACTCTCCGTCGCTCATTGCGGACAAGACCGGTGTTCCTCTCAAAGAGCTTACTGCAATGAACCCCAATCTTTCGGATAATTTCTTGCCGGGTAAACAGCTTTTGGTATCGCGTTCTGTGCCTATGATGAAAATAAAAGCTACCCGTCGCGAAACCTACCAAGAAGATATTCCGTACAAAACCGAGCGTGTGGATAATGTTAAAATCCTGAAAGGTGTAGAACAAGTTACCACCAACGGCAAAAACGGAGTTATGGAGATTGTTGCGGATATCACCTATATCGACGGAGTTGCGGTAGAAAAAAACATCGTAAAAGAAACAAAAATTGCTGAACCGCGTACAGAGGTTATATCTGTGGGTACCTATGTTCCAAAGGCATCCGGCAACGGAAAATCTACAGGCGGGTTTATCTGGCCGGTTTATTCCTCCGGCAAAAACTACATTTCTTGCCCGATTTGGGGTTATTACAACCATACCGGTACCGATATTGCTGCGAACAGCGGCGCACCGGTGGTAGCTTCTATGGGCGGCAGAGTAGTAACAGTTAAATCAAACCGTTACGGTTATGGTAAACACATTATTATTGATCATGGCAACGGTGTGACAACGTTGTATGCGCATAATAGTGCACTTTATGTTAGTGTAGGTCAAAATGTACAGCAAGGACAAACAATTGCTGCTGTAGGCCGTACCGGTAATGCCAGTGGTAACCATTTGCATTTTGAAATTAGGCAAAACGGTAAATATCAAGACGCAAGAAAGTATATCGGTTACCGAAGCCCGTACTAA